In the genome of Triticum urartu cultivar G1812 chromosome 5, Tu2.1, whole genome shotgun sequence, one region contains:
- the LOC125508115 gene encoding psbP domain-containing protein 1, chloroplastic, with protein sequence MSSRTCCSGLPATPRRQAGHHTLPLPAACGLSFAPEFGSSSRRGRPPPFCCTSTARTRVVASCSVPRRNVLSTLLSASTVLLLGPREITLAETTGGAFREYIDTFDGYSFIYPKGWIQVKGAGADIFFRDPVLLDVNMSVDISSPSSSTYKTVEDLGPPEKAAEGVLKQYLTEFMSTRLGVRRKSNVLSASSKVADDGKLYYEVEVNIKSYASNNELAVMPKDRVQSLEWDRRYLTVLGVENNQLYALRLQTPERLLSEEEGDLRRVMDSFRVNKIQA encoded by the exons ATGTCATCCCGAACTTGCTGCTCCGGCCTCCCGGCGACGCCTCGCCGGCAGGCGGGCCACCACACCCTCCCACTCCCGGCGGCTTGTGGCCTCTCCTTCGCCCCCGAATTCGGCTCTTCTAGCCGCCGCGGCCGTCCTCCTCCGTTCTGCTGCACCAGCACTGCGCGGACTCGGGTGGTCGCTTCTTGTTCCG TTCCCAGGAGGAATGTACTATCCACACTGCTATCCGCTTCAACGGTGCTACTTCTCGGACCAAGAGAGATCACCTTAGCTGAGACCACCGGCGGTGCATTCAGGGAGTACATCGACACATTTGACGGCTACTCCTTCATATACCCAAAGGGCTGGATCCAGGTCAAAGGAGCTGGCGCGGACATATTCTTCAGAGATCCGGTCCTCCTGGACGTGAACATGTCCGTCGACATATCATCCCCTTCTTCGTCAACGTACAAGACGGTCGAGGACCTAGGCCCCCCTGAGAAGGCTGCAGAGGGAGTTCTGAAGCAGTATTTGACGGAGTTCATGTCGACCAGACTAGGTGTTCGACGCAAGTCGAATGTCTTGTCAGCGTCGTCCAAGGTCGCCGACGATGGCAAGCTCTACTACGAGGTCGAG GTGAACATCAAGTCGTACGCAAGCAACAATGAGCTAGCGGTGATGCCGAAAGACAGGGTGCAGAGCCTGGAGTGGGACCGGCGGTACCTGACAGTCCTCGGCGTCGAGAACAACCAGCTGTATGCGCTACGGCTGCAGACGCCGGAACGGTTGCTCTCGGAGGAAGAGGGAGACCTGAGGAGAGTCATGGACTCCTTCAGGGTCAACAAGATACAAGCGTAG
- the LOC125508116 gene encoding disease resistance protein RGA5-like yields the protein MEATVCATHGAMGSVLRKLGALLSDEYKLLTSVKGDIMFLKAELESIHAFLKKISEFEDPDELSKCWIKAVRELSYDIEGGIDSFMLSLGAESSRKSRGCKGLLSRCMDLMTNSKTRHRMAKKIKVLKQRAIEVSSRRVRYKVDDVFSRLSRTSIDPRLPAFFTEMTRLIGIDGPRDKLIKLLTEGECSTAQQLKVVSIVGFGSLGKTTLANQVYQKLEGQFEYQAFVSVSQKPDLKKILRNILSQICWQECTSNEAWDEQQLINKIRQFLKHKRYFIVIDDIWGTPVWRTIKCAFPENNSSSRILTTTRIITVAKYCSSQHHDRVYEIKPLSATHSKSLFFKRAFGSEGGCPLQLREVSDEILKKCGGVPLAIITVASLLANKASTKEEWLRIRNSIGSALEKDLDMEEMKKILFLSYNDLPYHLKTCLLYLSIFPEDYEIKRDRLVRRWIAEGFINPAGGQDLEEVGEGYFIELINRSLIEPVEIQYDGRADACRVHDMILDLIISKSIEENFVTFSGDKKLNSLPYDKVRRLSLNYHAQEHIMVPSNMIVSHVRSLTIFGCAEAEHMLSLSKFHSVRVLDLENREVLEHNYLKHISRLSQLKYLRLDVRRITALPEQLGELQNLQTLDLRWTWVKKLPVNIVQLQKLACLLVNCTELPERIGNMQALRELSEVEINQNTSPSSLQELGTLTKLRILGLNLNWHISNTNGGMKAYTDNLVMSLCKLGMLNLRTIQIQSYNFCSLDFLLDSWFPPPRLLQRFEISTEYYFPRIPKWVASLDHLSYLGIYVDPVDEETFRILGDLPSLLFLWISSRTARPKERLIISSNGFRFLKEFYFTCWDSGTGLVFEAGAMPELEKLRVPFNAHDVFPLSGGLDFGIQNLYSLKHLHVEIVCYSAKVREVEALEDAVKNAAGCLSDELTLEMSRWDEEEIVKDGDHKLAEEVDSDN from the exons ATGGAGGCCACTGTATGTGCAACACATGGGGCCATGGGTTCTGTGCTACGGAAGCTGGGTGCTTTGCTCTCTGATGAATATAAACTTCTCACCAGTGTGAAGGGTGATATCATGTTCCTTAAAGCTGAGCTTGAGAGCATTCATGCTTTCCTGAAGAAGATATCCGAGTTTGAGGACCCTGATGAGCTGTCCAAGTGCTGGATTAAGGCAGTGCGGGAGCTGTCCTACGACATCGAGGGTGGCATTGACAGTTTCATGCTGTCCCTGGGTGCCGAGTCCAGCCGCAAATCCCGTGGCTGCAAGGGACTCCTGAGCAGGTGCATGGATTTAATGACAAATTCCAAGACACGCCATCGGATGGCCAAGAAAATCAAAGTTCTCAAACAAAGAGCTATTGAGGTTAGTAGTCGGCGTGTGAGGTACAAGGTTGATGATGTTTTCTCCAGGCTGAGTAGGACAAGCATAGATCCCCGCTTACCAGCATTTTTCACGGAGATGACGAGGCTCATTGGCATCGATGGCCCAAGGGATAAACTCATCAAGTTGCTAACAGAAGGGGAATGTTCAACGGCGCAGCAGCTAAAGGTGGTGTCCATTGTTGGATTTGGAAGCCTTGGAAAGACTACTCTCGCTAATCAAGTGTACCAGAAGCTCGAAGGGCAATTTGAATATCAAGCTTTCGTGTCGGTGTCCCAAAAACCTGATCTGAAGAAGATTTTGAGAAATATACTCTCTCAGATCTGCTGGCAAGAGTGCACCAGCAATGAAGCATGGGATGAGCAGCAACTCATCAACAAAATAAGACAGTTCCTCAAGCATAAAAG GTACTTCATAGTAATCGATGATATATGGGGCACACCAGTATGGAGAACAATCAAATGTGCTTTTCCTGAAAATAATTCATCCAGCAGAATACTTACAACAACGCGTATCATCACCGTAGCCAAGTATTGCAGCTCTCAGCACCATGATCGTGTGTATGAAATAAAGCCTCTTAGTGCAACTCACTCTAAGAGCTTATTTTTCAAACGAGCGTTTGGCTCTGAAGGTGGATGCCCTCTTCAACTGAGGGAAGTTTCAGATGAAATATTAAAAAAATGTGGTGGCGTGCCATTGGCGATCATTACAGTAGCTAGCTTATTGGCAAATAAAGCTAGTACCAAAGAAGAATGGCTGAGGATACGGAATTCTATTGGTTCAGCACTTGAAAAGGATTTAGACATGGAAGAGATGAAAAAAATATTGTTCCTTAGTTACAATGATCTCCCCTACCATTTGAAGACATGTTTGCTATATCTAAGTATATTCCCTGAAGATTATGAGATCAAGAGGGATCGGCTGGTAAGGAGATGGATTGCTGAAGGTTTCATCAATCCAGCAGGTGGACAGGATCTGGAGGAAGTAGGAGAAGGCTATTTCATTGAGCTGATCAACAGAAGCTTGATTGAACCAGTTGAAATCCAGTATGATGGTCGAGCTGATGCTTGCCGTGTCCATGATATGATTCTTGACCTAATAATATCCAAGTCAATTGAAGAAAATTTTGTGACATTTTCTGGTGATAAAAAACTCAACTCATTGCCGTATGATAAGGTTCGTCGACTATCCCTGAACTATCATGCTCAAGAACATATTATGGTACCATCAAACATGATTGTCTCTCATGTTCGATCCCTCACTATCTTTGGATGTGCTGAAGCTGAACATATGCTTTCTCTTTCAAAGTTTCATTCCGTAAGAGTGCTGGATCTAGAAAATAGAGAGGTTTTGGAACACAATTATCTTAAACACATAAGCAGGCTTTCTCAGCTGAAGTATCTGCGACTCGATGTAAGAAGAATCACCGCACTTCCTGAACAATTAGGAGAGTTGCAGAATTTACAGACCTTAGACTTAAGATGGACATGGGTAAAAAAGTTGCCAGTGAATATTGTTCAACTACAGAAGCTGGCATGTTTATTGGTTAATTGTACAGAGTTACCTGAAAGGATTGGGAATATGCAAGCTCTTCGGGAACTATCAGAGGTTGAGATCAATCAGAACACCTCTCCGTCTTCTTTGCAGGAGTTGGGCACACTGACCAAACTAAGGATACTTGGTCTGAACCTGAATTGGCACATAAGTAATACAAATGGTGGCATGAAAGCTTATACAGATAACTTGGTCATGTCCCTCTGCAAACTAGGCATGCTCAACCTTCGAACCATACAAATTCAAAGCTACAATTTCTGTTCCCTTGATTTCTTACTTGACTCTTGGTTTCCTCCTCCTCGTCTGCTACAGAGATTTGAGATCTCTACAGAATACTATTTCCCCAGAATCCCAAAGTGGGTAGCCTCACTTGACCACCTCTCTTACCTAGGCATCTACGTTGATCCAGTGGATGAGGAAACATTCCGAATCCTTGGGGACCTTCCATCTCTATTATTTCTCTGGATATCTTCAAGAACAGCAAGGCCTAAAGAAAGGCTCATAATCAGCAGCAATGGATTCCGATTCCTGAAGGAATTCTACTTCACTTGCTGGGACAGCGGGACAGGGCTGGTATTTGAAGCAGGAGCCATGCCTGAACTTGAGAAGCTCCGGGTTCCATTTAATGCGCATGATGTGTTCCCTTTGAGTGGTGGTCTTGATTTCGGCATACAGAACCTCTATTCGCTCAAGCATCTCCACGTTGAGATAGTTTGTTATAGCGCGAAGGTTAGGGAGGTGGAGGCCTTGGAGGATGCCGTCAAGAATGCAGCTGGCTGTCTTTCAGATGAGCTCACTCTTGAAATGAGTAGATGGGATGAAGAGGAAATTGTTAAGGATGGGGATCATAAACTGGCAGAGGAGGTTGATTCCGACAATTGA
- the LOC125508114 gene encoding ribosome quality control complex subunit NEMF produces MVKARMTTADVAAEVKCLRRLIGMRLSNVYDITPKTYLFKLMNSSGITESGESEKVLLLMESGVRLHTTQYVRDKSTTPSGFTLKLRKHVRGKRLEDVRMLGYDRMILFQFGLGSNAHFIILELYAQGNIILTDSEYTVMTLLRSHRDDNKGLAIMSRHRYPVEACRTFERTDFTKLKDTLKLSNTVDDKESSQVTPSSADAQQPSECANDGVPATDKLEEPANRTGKKSAAKFKQSGSDAKASNGTQSNKATLKTLLGEALPYGPALAEHIILDAGLLPSTKVGKDPESSLDDHTIQSLVESVARFEDWLVDIISGQRIPEGYILMQNKMTAKKNVTPSEGSSTNQKVYDEYCPILLTQCKSREYDKFETFDDALDEFYSKIESQRVNQQHKAKEDSAVHRLNKIKLDQENRVHTLRKEADHCITMAELIEYNLEDVDAAIKAVRVSLANGMSWEALARMIKEEKKAGNPVAGLIDKLSFEKNCITLLLSNNLDDMDEEEKTAPVEKVEVDLSLSAHANARRWYEMKKKQETKQEKTITAHEKAFKAAEKKTRLQLAQEKTVAAITHMRKVHWFEKFNWFISSENYLIVSGRDAQQNELVVKRYMSKGDLYVHAELHGASSTIIKNHKPDSPIPPLTLNQAGCFTVCHSKAWDSKIVTSAWWVYPHQVSKTAPTGEYLTVGSFMIRGKKNFLPPHPLVMGFGILFRLDESCLASHLNERRIRGEDEALPETEAEPRLNERRIRGEDETLPETEAEPQKQQSNPESDDKLATDNEMSKGTHDNESSRDHTGVHQNDDTNHSNLPNVDTADKSQQVAETKAVENSGTDASVSSRLEDLLDKSLGLGPAKGSGKSSLLVSSLSSLGEDTDDLDVKKSMVREKPYVSKAERRKLKKGENACESSDPQKVVKKPDNPQQEKGKDNTKAANPKTSRGQKGKLKKIKEKYAEQDEEEREIRMALLASSGKASQKDNPSQDGEDTTAKQSKPSTGEDDSLKVCYKCKKSGHLSRDCPESTSAVDPTDVNVGRSRDGMDRSATPVDGSIAMDEDDINELGDEEKEKLIDLDYLTGIPVASDILLYAVPVCAPYNALQTYKYRVKITPGTAKKGKAAKTAMSLFMHIPDATNREKELMKACTDPELVAAIVGNAKITAPGLTQLKLKQKQKGKKAAKSN; encoded by the exons ATGGTGAAGGCGCGGATGACGACGGCGGACGTGGCGGCGGAGGTCAAGTGCCTCCGCCGTCTCATCGGCATGCGCCTCTCCAACGTCTACGACATCACCCCCAAG ACTTATCTTTTCAAGCTGATGAACAGCAGTGGAATCACCGAGTCAGGGGAGAGTGAGAAGGTTTTGTTGCTGATGGAAAGTGGTGTCAGGCTGCACACCACTCAATATGTTCG TGATAAGAGCACCACACCTTCTGGATTCACTCTCAAGCTGCGGAAACACGTTCGTGGCAAGAGGCTTGAAGATGTTCGTATGCTGGGATATGATAGG ATGATCCTCTTTCAATTTGGACTTGGCAGTAATGCACACTTTATCATTCTTGAGCTGTATGCACAAGGAAATATCATTCTCACAGATTCGGAATACACAGTGATGACACTACTACGTTCTCACAG AGATGACAACAAAGGATTGGCTATCATGTCACGGCATCGCTATCCAGTAGAAGCCTGCCGTACTTTTGAAAGGACTGACTTTACAAAGTTAAAAGACACACTGAAGCTGTCTAATACAGTCGATGATAAAGAATCTTCCCAAGTTACACCTAGTTCAGCTGATGCTCAGCAGCCTTCTGAATGCGCCAATGATGGAGTGCCTGCTACCGATAAACTGGAAGAACCAGCTAATAGAACAGGAAAGAAGTCTGCTGCAAAATTTAAGCAGTCAGGTTCAGATGCTAAAGCCAGTAATGGCACTCAATCAAATAAAGCTACTCTGAAGACACTTCTTGGGGAGGCATTGCCTTATGGTCCAGCACTAGCGGAGCATATCATATTAGATGCTGGGTTGCTTCCAAGTACAAAGGTTGGGAAAGATCCAGAGAGCAGTCTTGATGATCATACTATTCAGTCTCTAGTAGAATCTGTTGCAAGGTTTGAGGACTGGCTTGTAGATATCATTTCTGGCCAAAGGATCCCCGAGGGGTACATACTCATGCAGAATAAGATGACCGCAAAGAAGAATGTCACACCATCAGAAGGGTCTTCTACTAACCAGAAG GTATATGATGAATATTGCCCTATCCTGCTGACGCAATGTAAGTCAAGGGAATATGATAAATTTGAGACATTTGATGATGCACTAGATGAGTTCTACAGCAAAATAGAAAGTCAAAGGGTGAATCAACAGCATAAAGCAAAAGAGGATTCAGCAGTCCATAGGCTCAACAAAATAAAGTTGGATCAG GAGAATCGTGTGCATACATTGAGAAAGGAAGCAGACCATTGCATCACTATGGCAGAACTAATCGAGTACAATTTGGAGGATGTGGATGCAGCAATCAAAGCTGTTCGTGTTTCCCTTGCAAATGGAATGAGTTGGGAAGCTCTTGCTCGCATGATTAAAGAGGAGAAAAAGGCTGGAAACCCAGTAGCTGGTCTAATTGATAAGctcagttttgaaaaaaattgcATTACTCTACTTCTTAGCAATAATCTTGATGACATGGATGAGGAAGAGAAAACTGCGCCTGTTGAGAAG GTTGAGGTTGATTTATCACTTTCAGCACATGCAAATGCTAGACGGTGGTACGAAATGAAGAAAAAACAGGAAACCAAACAAGAGAAAACTATCACTGCACATGAGAAAGCTTTCAAAGCAGCCGAGAAGAAGACACGTCTTCAGCTTGCTCAG GAAAAAACTGTGGCTGCAATCACTCATATGAGGAAAGTTCACTGGTTTGAGAAATTCAATTGGTTTATCAGCAGTGAAAACTACCTGATTGTCAGTGGCCGAGATGCTCAACAAAATGAGTTGGTCGTCAAGCGGTACATGTCTAAAGGAGATTT GTATGTGCATGCGGAGTTACATGGAGCTTCCAGTACAATAATCAAGAACCACAAACCTGACAGTCCAATACCACCCTTGACATTGAACCAAGCAGGATGTTTCACA GTTTGCCACAGCAAAGCATGGGATTCAAAAATTGTTACAAGTGCTTGGTGGGTGTATCCTCATCAAGTTAGCAAAACAGCTCCCACTGGCGAGTACCTCACTGTTGGTAGTTTTATGATCCGTGGCAAGAAAAATTTCCTTCCACCTCACCCCCTTGTTATGGGCTTTGGTATCCTCTTCCGTTTGGATGAGAGTTGCTTGGCATCTCATCTAAATGAAAGGAGGATTAGGGGTGAAGATGAGGCCCTTCCAGAAACCGAAGCAGAGCCTCGTCTAAATGAAAGGAGGATTAGGGGCGAGGATGAGACCCTTCCAGAAACCGAAGCAGAGCCTCAAAAGCAGCAAAGTAATCCTGAATCGGATGACAAACTTGCTACTGACAATGAGATGAGCAAAGGAACTCATGATAATGAATCAAGCAGGGATCATACTGGCGTTCACCAGAATGATGATACCAACCATTCTAATCTGCCTAATGTGGATACCGCCGACAAATCTCAACAAGTCGCTGAAACGAAAGCAGTGGAAAACAGTGGAACTGATGCTTCCGTTTCATCTCGACTAGAGGATCTGCTTGATAAGAGTCTTGGTCTGGGCCCTGCCAAGGGGTCAGGTAAAAGCTCTTTGCTTGTCAGCAGTCTTTCAAGTTTAGGAGAAGACACTGATGATCTTGATGTGAAAAAATCAATGGTAAGAGAGAAACCATATGTATCAAAAGCAGAGAGAAGAAAACTTAAGAAGGGTGAGAATGCCTGTGAATCTAGTGATCCTCAGAAAGTTGTCAAAAAGCCAGATAACCCACAGCAAGAAAAGGGCAAGGATAATACAAAGGCTGCTAATCCTAAAACAAGTCGTGGACAGAAGGGCAAGCTTAAGAAGATCAAAGAGAAGTATGCAGAGCAGGATGAAGAGGAAAGAGAAATCCGTATGGCTTTGCTTGCG TCTTCTGGAAAGGCTTCACAAAAGGACAATCCTTCACAGGATGGAGAAGATACCACTGCAAAACAATCAAAACCATCAACTG GCGAAGACGACTCATTAAAGGTTTGTTATAAATGCAAAAAGTCTGGACATCTATCTCGTGATTGCCCTGAAAGTACATCAGCTGTTGATCCGACTGATGTCAACGTTGGTAGAAGCAGAGATGGTATGGATAGAAGTGCTACTCCTGTTGATGGCAGCATTGCCATGGATGAAGATGATATAAATGAACTTGGTGATGAAGAGAAAGAAAAGTTGATTGATTTGGACTACTTAACTGGAATTCCAGTGGCAAGTGACATTTTGCTATATGCAGTACCTGTATGTGCACCTTATAACGCGTTACAGACATACAAATATCGTGTAAAGATCACCCCAGGCACTGCAAAGAAAGGAAAAG CCGCTAAAACTGCTATGAGCTTATTCATGCACATTCCTGATGCCACGAACCGTGAGAAGGAACTAATGAAGGCATGCACTGATCCTGAATTGGTTGCTGCGATTGTTGGAAATGCCAAAATCACCGCACCTGGCCTCACTCAACTGAAGCTGAAGCAGAAGCAGAAAGGGAAAAAGGCTGCGAAAAGTAACTAG